In the genome of Candidatus Rokuibacteriota bacterium, the window TCTTCCCTGATCTGTTCGCGACGGTCGCCGTGCCGAAAGCCGAGGAGCTTGTAGCGACTCCCTACCGTCACGGTGGGAAGGAGAAGGCAGAGTCCTTCTTTCTCGACGGAATGACTGAGGCGATGCGACGGCTGGTTGAGAAGGCTCATCCCGCTTTCCCCGTGACCATCTATTACGCGTTCAAGCAGTCGGAAAGCGACGGCGAGGCAGGCACCGCATCTACAGGATGGGACACATTTCTGGGTGCTGTTATAGGGGCAGGGTTCAGCATTACCGGAACCTGGCCGATGCGCACGGAGGGCGACAATCGGCAGATTGGAGTAGGCGCTAACGCTCTCGCCTCCAGCATCGTGCTCGTCTGCCGCCCGCGCGCGGCGAACGCGCCCACGGCCACGCGCCGCGAGTTCGTCACCGCGCTCAAGGCCGAGTTGCCCGCGGCACTCGCCAACCTCCAGCGTGGCAACATCGCCCCGGTAGATCTGGCGCAGGCGGCCATCGGGCCAGGTATGGCGGTCTACACCCGATACGAGAAGGTGCTCGACGCCGAGGGCAAGCCGCTCACCGTGCGCGAGGCGCTGGCGCTGATCAACCAGACGCTTGATGAGGCGCTGGCCGAGCAGGAGGGCGACTTCGACGCCGATAGCCGCTGGGCGCTGGCCTGGTTCGAGCAGCAGGGCTTCGCCGCGGGGGAGTACGGCGTGGCCGAGACGCTGTCCAAGGCCAAGAACACGAGCGTCTCCGGGATGGTGGCGGCCGGCATCGTCGCCTCGAAGGCCGGCAAGGTGCGTCTGCTCCGCCCCGACGAGCTCCCCGCAGAATGGGACCCGGCCACCGACCCCCGCCTCACGGCGTGGGAGGTGGTGCACCAGCTTGTCCGCGCGCTCGAAGCCGGCGGGGAGGGTGCCGCCTCGGAGCTGGTGGCGAAGCTCGGGACCAAGGCCGAGGTCGCGCGCGAGCTGGCCTACCGGCTCTACACGCTCTGCGAGCGGAAGAAGCGCGCGGCCGAGGCGCTGGCTTACAACGGCCTCGTCCAGAGCTGGCCCGAGATCACCCGCCTCGCCCGCGAGGGCGACAAGGCCGACGCCGCGCAGCCTGACCTCTTCGGGCGGCCGTGACTCCGGCCGAGCGCGCACCGCTCGTCGTCGTGATCGCCGGGCCCAATGGCGCCGGGAAGAGCACGACGGCGGGGCGGCTGCTGCAGGAGGCACTGGCAGTGAGCGAGTTCGTCAACGCCGACCCCATCGCGACCGGGCTATCTGCTTTCCGACCCGAGTCGGTGGCCCTCGCCGCGGGCCGCGTGATGCTGGCGCGGATGAAGGCGCTCGCGCAGGCGCGGCGGGACTTCGCCTTCGAAACGACGCTCGCGAGCCGCAGCTTCGCGCACTGGCTTGGAGCGCTGCGAGGGTCGGGTTACCGGGTGCACCTGGCCTTTCTCTCGCTGCCGGGCCCGGATCTGGCGGTCGCCCGGGTGGCCGCCCGGGTGCGCCAGGGCGGGCACGATGTGCCGGAGCCCGTCGTGCGCCGCCGGTTCGCGACCGGACTGAGGAACTTCTTCATGCTCTACGAGGCACTGGTGGACACTTGGCAGATGTTCGACAACGCCGCGGTGGCTGGGCCGCGGTTGATCGCGAGCGGTCGAACCGGGCAGCCCACCCATGTGCTCGATGTCGGAGCCTGGGCGCGCCTGCAGGAGCAAGGACGATGAGCACCGTGCATGATGCCGACCCGACGCCGCTGGAGCGAGTCGAGGACATCCCCCGCATCCTGAAGGCGATGACGGAAGCCGTGCGCGAGGCGCTGCTGCGCCACAAGCGCCTGGGGAACCCGGTGGCGGTGTGGCGTGACGGCCGGGTCGTCTGGCTCCGGCCCGAGGAGATCCCCGGGGAGACGCCGGGGCCGGACCGCGGGGGGGAATGACGCGATGGCGATCACCAACCGCGACCGGGTCGGCAAGGCGCTCGAGCTGCTCACGGCGGGCCTCGTCCCGTTCGTCGAGCGGGAGCTGAAGGCGCAGCACGCCCAGCAGTGGCTGGAGCAGGTCCGCGAGGCGGTGGGGCCGACCCAGGAGAAGCTCTTCCGGAGCGAGGCCGAGGCCCGGTGGGACGCGGCGGCGCTGCTCGCGGTGATGTGGAACCAGTGGAACGTGGTCTTCCGGAAGACCCTCGGCCAGGCGGAGCGGACGCTGGTGTCCGAGCTGCGCGACATGCGCAACAAGTGGGCCCATCAGCAGCCCTTCTCGAGCGACGACACGGACCGGGCGCTCGACTCCGTGGCGCGGCTGCTCACCGCCGTCTCGGCGCCGCAGGCGGACGAGGTCGGGCGGATGAAGATGGAGCTCAGGCGCCTCATGTTCGACGAGCAGGTGCGCACGGAGAAGCGGAAGGCGGGGGGCTCCCTGATCGAGGTGGCCGGGACGACGGTCCTCAAGCCCTGGCGAGAGGTGGTGAACCCGCACCCGGACGTGGCCAGCGGCCGTTACCAGCAGGCGGAGTTCGCCGCGGATCTCTGGCAGGTGCATCTGGGCGAGGGGACGGACGAGTACCGGAAGCCCGTCGAGTTCTTCCGGCGCACCTACCTGACGGAGAGCCTCAAGCGCCTGCTGGTGGGGGGCGTCCAGCGGCTGTCGGGCCAGGGGGGCGACTCGGTCGTCCAGCTCCAGACGAACTTCGGCGGCGGCAAGACGCACTCGATGCTGGCGCTCTACCACCTGTTCTCCGGCGTGGCGCCGGGGGAGCTGGCAGGCGTGGACACGGTCCTGGCCGGGGCCGGGGTCAAGACCTTGCCCCGTGCGAAGCGCGTCGTGCTGGTGGGGAACAAGATCTCCCCCGGGAACCCCCTCACCAAGCCCGACGGCACCGTGGTGCGGACGTTCTGGGGCGAGCTGGCCTGGCAGCTCGGCGGCAAGAAGGCCTTCGCCCGGGTCCAGGCCGACGACGAGCGGGCCACGAGCCCGGGGGACGCGCTCCGGGAGCTGTTCAGGGAGCATGGCCCCTGCCTGGTGCTGGTGGACGAGTGGGTGGCCTATGCGCGGCAGCTCCACGACCAGAGCGACCTGCCGGCGGGGAGCTTCGAGACCCAGTTCACCTTCGCCCAGGCGCTGACCGAGGCGGCGCGGGCGGTGAGCCACTGCCTGCTCGTGATCTCGCTGCCGGCCTCCGACACGCCGGGCTCGCCGCACGCCCAGGCGGACGACCTGGAGGTGGGCGGCCTCCGCGGCCGGGAGGCGCTCGACCGGCTGCGCAACGTGGTGGGGCGCCTGGAGGCGTCCTGGCGGCCGGCGACGGCCGAGGAGGGCTTCGAGATCGTGCGCCGGCGGCTGTTCGAGCCGCTGCCGGGGCCGGAGGCCTTCACGCAGCGGGATGTGACCGCGCGCGCGTTCGCCGACCTCTATCGCGCCCAGGGCGCCGAGTTCCCGCCAGAGTGCCGGGATGCCGACTACGAGAAGCGCCTGCAGGCCGCCTACCCGATCCATCCGGAGATCTTCGACCGGCTCTACACGGACTGGTCCACCCTGGTGAAGTTCCAGCGCACCCGGGGAGTCCTCCGGCTGATGGCGGCGGTCATCCACAGCCTCTGGGAGCGGGGGGACCGGAACCCGCTGATCCTGCCATCGACCATCCCGATCGACGACCCGCGCATCCAGTTCGAGCTGACGCGGTATCTCTCGGACAACTGGCCCCCGATCATCGAGAGGGACGTGGACGGCCCGGGCGCGCTGCCGCTCAAGATTGACGCCGAGCAGCCGAACCTGGGTAGGCTCTCGGCCACGCGGCGCGTGGCGCGGACCATCTACCTGGGTTCGGCGCCCATGACGGGGGCCGCCAACCGCGGGCTCGAGGACCGGCGGGTGAAGCTCGGCTGCGTGATGCCGGGGGAGCCGCCGGCCGTGTTCGGCGATGCGCTGCGGCGGCTGGCGGCGGCCGCGACCTACCTCTACCAGGACGGCCCGCGCGTCTGGTACGCGACCCAGCCGACCGTGACGAAGCTGGCCGAGGACCGCGCCGAACAGCTCAAGCGGGACCCGGACAGGGTGGCCCAGGAGCTGGAGCGCCGGCTACGCGCCGACCTCAGGAGGCAAGGCGACTTCGGGCGGATCCACCCGCTGCCGCGCTCGAGCGCCGAGGTGCCGGACGATCTCGACGCCCGACTCGTCGTGCTGAGCGCCGAGCAGCCGTACAGCAAGGAGCCCGGCAATGCCGCGGCGGCGGCGGCCACGGGCATCCTGGAGACCAGGGGCAACGCCCCCCGTCTCTACCGGAACACGCTCGTGTTCTTGGCCGCGGACAGGGTGCGGCTGCAAGACCTGGACGAGGCCGTGAGGAAGTACCTCGCCTGGGAGTCTATCGTGGCCGAGAAGGAGACACTGAACCTCGATCCTCACCAGGCCCGCCAGGCCGAGACGCAGAAGCAGGCGGCCGACGGGGCCGTGACCGCCCGGCTGCCGGAGACCTACCAGTGGCTCCTGGTGCCGACCCAGGCGACGCCGCAGGCGGCTGTCGAGTGGCAGGCGATGCGCCTGACGGGGGGCGACGCGCTGGCCGCGCGAGGGAGCAAGAAGCTGAAGAACGACGAGCTCCTGGTGACGGCGCTGGCCGGGACGCGCCTCCGGATGGAGCTCGACCGGGTGCCGCTGTGGCGCGGGGATCACGTCGCCATCAAGCAGCTCGCCGAGGATTTTGCCCGGTACGTGTACCTACCACGGCTC includes:
- a CDS encoding ATP-binding protein — encoded protein: MAITNRDRVGKALELLTAGLVPFVERELKAQHAQQWLEQVREAVGPTQEKLFRSEAEARWDAAALLAVMWNQWNVVFRKTLGQAERTLVSELRDMRNKWAHQQPFSSDDTDRALDSVARLLTAVSAPQADEVGRMKMELRRLMFDEQVRTEKRKAGGSLIEVAGTTVLKPWREVVNPHPDVASGRYQQAEFAADLWQVHLGEGTDEYRKPVEFFRRTYLTESLKRLLVGGVQRLSGQGGDSVVQLQTNFGGGKTHSMLALYHLFSGVAPGELAGVDTVLAGAGVKTLPRAKRVVLVGNKISPGNPLTKPDGTVVRTFWGELAWQLGGKKAFARVQADDERATSPGDALRELFREHGPCLVLVDEWVAYARQLHDQSDLPAGSFETQFTFAQALTEAARAVSHCLLVISLPASDTPGSPHAQADDLEVGGLRGREALDRLRNVVGRLEASWRPATAEEGFEIVRRRLFEPLPGPEAFTQRDVTARAFADLYRAQGAEFPPECRDADYEKRLQAAYPIHPEIFDRLYTDWSTLVKFQRTRGVLRLMAAVIHSLWERGDRNPLILPSTIPIDDPRIQFELTRYLSDNWPPIIERDVDGPGALPLKIDAEQPNLGRLSATRRVARTIYLGSAPMTGAANRGLEDRRVKLGCVMPGEPPAVFGDALRRLAAAATYLYQDGPRVWYATQPTVTKLAEDRAEQLKRDPDRVAQELERRLRADLRRQGDFGRIHPLPRSSAEVPDDLDARLVVLSAEQPYSKEPGNAAAAAATGILETRGNAPRLYRNTLVFLAADRVRLQDLDEAVRKYLAWESIVAEKETLNLDPHQARQAETQKQAADGAVTARLPETYQWLLVPTQATPQAAVEWQAMRLTGGDALAARGSKKLKNDELLVTALAGTRLRMELDRVPLWRGDHVAIKQLAEDFARYVYLPRLRDTGVLLGAVRDGLGLLLWQQDAFAYADGFDEAAGRYRGLRAGSGQGLAGSDAAGLLVRPEVAQRQLEAEAGAAAGGGEAAPGKPSGGAGGARPGKGGEATSGGGSAPAAPPKPPRPKRFHGTVTLNPIRAGLDASRVADEVIAHLTGLPGAVVKVTIEIEADIAGGVPENVERTVTENARTLKFTNQGFEAE
- a CDS encoding AAA family ATPase, with amino-acid sequence MTPAERAPLVVVIAGPNGAGKSTTAGRLLQEALAVSEFVNADPIATGLSAFRPESVALAAGRVMLARMKALAQARRDFAFETTLASRSFAHWLGALRGSGYRVHLAFLSLPGPDLAVARVAARVRQGGHDVPEPVVRRRFATGLRNFFMLYEALVDTWQMFDNAAVAGPRLIASGRTGQPTHVLDVGAWARLQEQGR